Genomic window (Ancylothrix sp. D3o):
ATAGCTGGACAACTATACTATATTTATCCGAGAGCAAGCCCAGCCAAAAAAATTCTCGCTTTGTGATGGGCCGGCTCACTATTTATGGCATCTACCGGCCCCTACAAATGGACAACACACCTTTTTTTACAATTGATGGCAACAAAATTACTCTCACAGAAACCCTAAGATATCTGCGATATGCCGGCGGGTTTCAAAGGTTTATGAAGGATATTTTGCGGCAATATATTCTTGAAAAAGAAATTGAGTCTCAACAAAACTCAGAAGTTCCCTATTCTCAAATTACGAAAGCGATTGCAGAGTTTCAAGAACAGGCTAATTTTAAAGATAGAAATCAGTTTAGTTCATGGATGAATGCAAATGGACTGACTTATAAAGAGTTTGAAGAGCAAGTGGCTTTTGGCATAAAAGTTGAAAAATTAAAAGCCCAAATAATTGCTGAGAAATTGGAAGAGGTATTTGCCAACAGAAAAGGAGAACTTGATCGAGTGGTATTGTCTCGGATTATTTTGAAAGAACAAAAAGAGGCCGATAAAATTCAACAAAAAATTTTAGAAGATAGCAGTAATTTTGAATTATTAGCCAGAGAATATTCAATTACAGAGGATAGATTGGCCGGCGGGATGATGGGGCCGGTGAGAATGGGTGCTTTAGGAGAACCGCTAAAATCTGCCGTTTATCAGGCAAATGTGGGGGATTTAATTGGGCCGGTGGAAATTGAGGGACGCTATTGCTTATTTCTAGTCGGAGAAAAATTGCCGGCGGTTTTGGAAGGCGCACTTAAGCAAGAATTGGGAAACCAAATTTTTGAAGAGTGGCTACAAGAAAAGCTGGCAAAACTTCAAGTAAAACTCGAAGTTGCTTTGCAAGATAAAGTTAAGGATTAATAGCTAACTTTCGTTATAGTATGTAGGCTAAAAAATATGACCTATTTAAGCAAAAATTTTTTCAAAAAAGTAGCGCTTTGCTCTGTATTAATTAGCGTGTTAACAACGGGGACTACACGCAATGTCTTCGCACAGATTACTCCTGATAATAGCTTGGGGGGTCAATCTTCAATTGTTAATCCCAGTGGAATTGTACAAGAGCAACCGGCAATTATAATTCAAGGGGGTGCAAGAGTTGAAAATAATCTTTTCCATAGTTTGCGAGAATTTAATATTGGCAACGGAGAGCGAGTTTATTTTGCCAATCCTGCGGGAATTCAAAATATTTTGACGCGGGTAACAGAAGCACAATCTTTAATTGACGGAACTTTGGGAGTTGATGGAACTGCGAATTTATTTTTAATTAATCCGAGAGGGATTATTTTTGGTGGAAATGCACGTTTAGATATTCAAGGTTCATTTTTAGCATCTACTGCTGATAGTATTGTGTTTGAAAATGGTTTAAAATATAGCGCCGTAAATCCAGAAACTCCTTTGCTGACAATGAGAGTGCCGGTGGGTTTACAATTTGGGCAAAATGTGGCTGCGATAAATGTTGCAGGAACGGGACATAATATCACTACAGATGACATAGGCGCGTTTTTGACGGATCAAAGAACCGAAGGGCTGAAAGTTCCAAGTCAGCAAAATTTAGCGCTAATTGGCGGAAATGTTGATTTGAATGGGGGAAACTTAACGGCACCGGGGGGACAAATTCACCTGGGAAGTGTGAGTGGAGAAGGGTTTGTTGGATTGAATTTAACTCCTCAAAATTGGCAGTTTGATTATTCAAATATTCAAAGTTTTGGTGATATTAGTTTAGCAAATGCTGCGTCGGCGGATGTGACGGGTGGAAGTGGTAAAATTGATGTGCGGGCCGGTAATCTTTTATTAAGTGATGGTTCAGGACTTTTTGCTTTAACTGAAACAGATCAAGACTTTGGAAAAATAAACATTGATGTCAAAAACACGATTAGCATTAGTGGAATTTCAGCAGATAATGCAGTTCCTTCTGGTGTGTTTACAGAAACAACTAGCTCTAATCCAGCAGGTAATATTGACATTGTTACAGGAGATTTGATGATCACACAACAAGGTCAAATTTCCTCATCCACCTATGGCGAAGGGAAAGGAGGAGATATTACGATAAAAGCCAGAAATTCCATAGAAACAAGACAAGAAATAGAAGAATATGTTTTTGTAACCGGCATTTTCGCCAATTCAGATGTAAGCACCGGCATCGCAGGAAATATAACCATTGAAACAGGTCGATTAGTGGTTGAAGATTTGGCAGAGATTAGTACGACAGCTTATAGCACCGCCGATGTAATAAATCCTCAAGCACTGGGCGGCCAATTGACAATAAACGCCTCAGAAATCGAAATAAAAGATACTGGAACCGGCATATTTGCGAAAACTTACGGTACTCAAAATAGCGGAAATATAATAATTAATGCAGGCCGATTAACTGTCAGCAACGGCGCTCAAGTTAACGCATCTTCAGCAATAAATACCTACTTGTCAGAAGAAGACAACCCTTATGAGATTCAATACGGAAATGCCGGAAATATAGAAGTCAACGCTAGGGAAATAGAGCTAACAGGAAAAGGTGAATCGCCTAGTGGGAGTTCTATATTAGCGCTAACTATTACTTCGGGAAACGCCGGCAATTTAACTATTAACACTCAACAGTTCTTAATTAAAAATGGAGCTACCTTGACAGTTAGTGGTAGACAACCAACAACCAGAGAATTAGAATATTTAAAGCAAGAATGGCAAGAGTTACCGACTAATTATCAAATTGGAAACGCCGGTATCTTAACCATAAACGCAAATGACATTCGCCTAATTAATGGTGCAATTCGAGGAGAAGCTGTATCCGGTAAAGGGGCAAATATTACAATCAATACTAATACCCTGGTGGGACTAAACAACAGCGATATTTCTGCCATTGCCGGTGAACCAGGAAACTTTAATCAACCAGGCGAAGGGGGAAAAATAGAAATCAGCTATCAAGGATTATTTGGATTACAACCCATTACTAGAAACCAAGCATTAAACAGAACAAATGGCAGCTTTAATCTCAGCGAGATTAATAGCAATGATATTGCCGCCTTTTCGGTTACTAATCCAAATCTTAACGGCCAAATCATTTTTAACTCACCCGAAGTAGACCCAACCACCGGCGCAATTAAAACCCCACAAAACCCAGCACCCATACCCCAAATTGCACGCGGATGCGAAGCACAACCAGGGCAAAATACAAGCTCATTTATAAACACCGGCACGGGAGGACTACCCCCCAACCCAAGCACCCCCTATCTGGGAGTTTCCGCATGGCAAGATCCCAACTCACAACCCCTGCAAAACACCCAATTAATACCCACCCAAACCAACTCAAATCAAATTAGAGAAGCCCAAGGATTTGAATGGGCAAACGCCAACAAAACCCGCATTAGACTCACCGCCAATTCTCGCAACGTAACCCCCTCTAGCTCTTGGCAAATACCGGGAAATTGTTATGGAAAATAAAACTTTTTACGGCATTTTGCCGGCAATCAAAAACTCCCTATTCTTGCCCTCACTATTCTTACTATGGGTTCCCTTTGTATATCTCACAAAACCGGCCCACAGCCAAACCCCAATCCCTCCCAGAGAAACCCCCCTACCGCTACCTGCCCCCATTCCCGCACCGCCACCGGCCCTAGAAATCCCCATCCCAACACCACCGGCCCCCGAAACCGCCCCCGACAGCCCCCAAACCATCACCGTCAAAGCCTTTGACTTCCAAGACAACACCGCCCTCAGCGATGAAGAACTAGCCGAACTCACAAAAGACTACCTAAACCGGCCAGTCACATTTGCTGATTTATTTAAAGTGCGAGATATTATTACCGAGGCTTACATCAAAGCCGGTTACATAACCACCGGCGCTTATATACCGCCACAAGAAATAGACTCAGAAAACGCAACTATACAAATAGAAATTGTAGAAGGAAAAATCGAAGAAATTAGAGTATCTGGCAACAGCAAGCTCAACCCCAACTATGTAAAATCCCGCCTCGAACTCGCCACCACTGCACCCCTTAACGACAAGAAACTCACTGAAGGCTTGCAACTCTTGCGCCTTAATCCCCTCATCGACAACATCCAAGCCGAACTTCTACCAGGCAGCGATGCAGGAAGAAATATTTTACAAGTTAACATCACCGAAGCTAACCATTTTAACTTATCATTAAAACTCGACAATAACCGCTCCCCTAGCGCCGGCAGTTTGCGGCGAGGTGCAACACTGTCTTACAACAACATTGCCGGTATTGGTGATAACTTCAGTGCCAGTTATTTCAACACAGACGGAAGTAATCAACTTGACCTTTCCTACCAAATTCCAGTCAATTCTCGCAACGGAACCGTTAGTTTTACTTACCGCACTTCTGACAACACTGTCATCGAAGAACCCTTTGATGAACTCGATATCAACGCCAATTACCGCAGCTATGAACTCACCTTTCGTCAGCCGGTTATTCAACAAATAAAAAACGAGACAATTCAAGAATTAGCATTAGGATTAACCGCTCAATGGCAAAAAAGTCAAACCTCAATTTTAGGCTACGATGCACCGCTTTCGCCGGGCGCAGATGAAAGCGGACGTACCCGCATTTCTGCCTTGAGATTCTTTCAAGAATGGACGCAAAGGAACGCTCAACAAGTCTTTGCAGCCCGTTCCGAATTTAGTTTAGGTTTAGGCTGGCGAGCAACTGTCAATAACGAACCCCCCGATAGCCGGTTTTTTGCATGGCGAGGACAAGCCCAATGGTTGCGGCTTTTAGGTGAAAACAGGTCTGAACCGCTCTATGCACCGGCCATTTTACTACGCTCCAACGCACAATTAGCTACCCGCGCGCTTCTTCCTTTAGAACAATTTGGTTTAGGGGGACAAACCAGTGTCCGAGGCTACCGACAAGACGCGCTTTTAACCGATAATGGCATTTTGGGTTCCGCAGAATTTTGGCTGCCGGTTGTCCGCTTTCCCCGCCAAAGAGCAGTTTTGCAAATTGTGCCTTTTATTGATGTGGGTGCCGGTTGGAACAGTTCAGGAAACGAATCTCCTAACACTAATACTTTCGCCGGTGTGGGTGTGGGTTTGCAGTTTCTTATGGGCGAAACATTGCGGGCAAGATTTGATTGGGGAATTCCTTTAGTTAATATCGATTCTGGTGACAAAACATGGCAAGAAAACGGCTTATATTTTTCAGTCGAGTACAATCCTTTTTAAAACAGTCGCTCTTGCTATTGTTGTTGGGAATATTTACATTTGTTTTAGTGTTAAATTTCCACCAAATGCCGGCAGTTTTTGCCCGTGAACAAGTTGATGTCGGTTATTCTCTGCAACTAAATAAAGCACAACAGCTTAACAGAGAAGGCAGTTTATTGTTAGAACAAGGGGAAGCGCAAGCAGCTTTAAATGCTTGGCAAGAAGCCGTAAGCTTATACGAAAAAGCTGGTAACATTAA
Coding sequences:
- a CDS encoding filamentous hemagglutinin N-terminal domain-containing protein, producing MTYLSKNFFKKVALCSVLISVLTTGTTRNVFAQITPDNSLGGQSSIVNPSGIVQEQPAIIIQGGARVENNLFHSLREFNIGNGERVYFANPAGIQNILTRVTEAQSLIDGTLGVDGTANLFLINPRGIIFGGNARLDIQGSFLASTADSIVFENGLKYSAVNPETPLLTMRVPVGLQFGQNVAAINVAGTGHNITTDDIGAFLTDQRTEGLKVPSQQNLALIGGNVDLNGGNLTAPGGQIHLGSVSGEGFVGLNLTPQNWQFDYSNIQSFGDISLANAASADVTGGSGKIDVRAGNLLLSDGSGLFALTETDQDFGKINIDVKNTISISGISADNAVPSGVFTETTSSNPAGNIDIVTGDLMITQQGQISSSTYGEGKGGDITIKARNSIETRQEIEEYVFVTGIFANSDVSTGIAGNITIETGRLVVEDLAEISTTAYSTADVINPQALGGQLTINASEIEIKDTGTGIFAKTYGTQNSGNIIINAGRLTVSNGAQVNASSAINTYLSEEDNPYEIQYGNAGNIEVNAREIELTGKGESPSGSSILALTITSGNAGNLTINTQQFLIKNGATLTVSGRQPTTRELEYLKQEWQELPTNYQIGNAGILTINANDIRLINGAIRGEAVSGKGANITINTNTLVGLNNSDISAIAGEPGNFNQPGEGGKIEISYQGLFGLQPITRNQALNRTNGSFNLSEINSNDIAAFSVTNPNLNGQIIFNSPEVDPTTGAIKTPQNPAPIPQIARGCEAQPGQNTSSFINTGTGGLPPNPSTPYLGVSAWQDPNSQPLQNTQLIPTQTNSNQIREAQGFEWANANKTRIRLTANSRNVTPSSSWQIPGNCYGK
- a CDS encoding peptidylprolyl isomerase; this translates as MGRLTIYGIYRPLQMDNTPFFTIDGNKITLTETLRYLRYAGGFQRFMKDILRQYILEKEIESQQNSEVPYSQITKAIAEFQEQANFKDRNQFSSWMNANGLTYKEFEEQVAFGIKVEKLKAQIIAEKLEEVFANRKGELDRVVLSRIILKEQKEADKIQQKILEDSSNFELLAREYSITEDRLAGGMMGPVRMGALGEPLKSAVYQANVGDLIGPVEIEGRYCLFLVGEKLPAVLEGALKQELGNQIFEEWLQEKLAKLQVKLEVALQDKVKD
- a CDS encoding ShlB/FhaC/HecB family hemolysin secretion/activation protein, which produces MENKTFYGILPAIKNSLFLPSLFLLWVPFVYLTKPAHSQTPIPPRETPLPLPAPIPAPPPALEIPIPTPPAPETAPDSPQTITVKAFDFQDNTALSDEELAELTKDYLNRPVTFADLFKVRDIITEAYIKAGYITTGAYIPPQEIDSENATIQIEIVEGKIEEIRVSGNSKLNPNYVKSRLELATTAPLNDKKLTEGLQLLRLNPLIDNIQAELLPGSDAGRNILQVNITEANHFNLSLKLDNNRSPSAGSLRRGATLSYNNIAGIGDNFSASYFNTDGSNQLDLSYQIPVNSRNGTVSFTYRTSDNTVIEEPFDELDINANYRSYELTFRQPVIQQIKNETIQELALGLTAQWQKSQTSILGYDAPLSPGADESGRTRISALRFFQEWTQRNAQQVFAARSEFSLGLGWRATVNNEPPDSRFFAWRGQAQWLRLLGENRSEPLYAPAILLRSNAQLATRALLPLEQFGLGGQTSVRGYRQDALLTDNGILGSAEFWLPVVRFPRQRAVLQIVPFIDVGAGWNSSGNESPNTNTFAGVGVGLQFLMGETLRARFDWGIPLVNIDSGDKTWQENGLYFSVEYNPF